The sequence GACGATGTGTACCGGTATCACCCGGGCGGCCAATTACGGTTGGCGCAGACCAAGGCGCATGCCAGGGATTATGTGCGCTATACTGATTACGCCACCGGCCAAGTGGGCGTGCGCTATACGGACAAAAACGGCACCTGGCTGCGCCGCTCCATCACCTCCATGGCGGACGGCGTGGTGATCACCCGGCTGGACCCGTCCACGACGGGTACGGCGCTGAACCTGACGCTCAGCTATGACGATCTGTCCACCCTGGCCAACTTTGGCAAAAGTGAAGAGGTGGACCTGCAATATAAAAAGGTCACGGCCCAGGACGGCAGCGCCCTGGGGCTGATCGCCCATTACCCGGATTATGAGAACAGCGAGCGCAAGACCGGCGGCTATGCCACTTTGACCTATGTGCTGCCGGTGGGCGGCACCCGAGAGCGGGTGACGCTGGACAAGCAGACCAAAGAGAGCCAGTTTATTGGCGACAATACCGGGGTGCGCATTACCGGCGCTGCCGGACTGGTGCTGCTGACCGTTAGCGACTACACCCTGGAGATGGGCAAGCTATCGGACTTTGCCAGGCAGGCGGAGTATCCGCTGCTGGCAGATCTGCGCGCGCAGTTGGAGAAGGTGGCCGCCCGGTACAGCACCGACGGTGCCTTTGATTATGACGCCGCGCTGGCGGCGCATTTAAAGGCGTACCAGCCCCAATTTGACGCGGTGACTTTGACCCTGAGTGATGAGAATATCCAGCCTAACGAGGCGCTGCTGAAAGCGCAAAAGGGCAAGAAAGAGATCAACGCGGCGCTGGCCCAGCGTACTTACTATGCCGGGCGGTACGCAGCCCTGTGTTGCGCCGGGTATTCTACCGGGCGGCTTTACGGCATGTGGACCGGGGAGTGGAACACCGGCTGGGGCAGCAAGTACACCATGGACGCCAATGTGAACCTGCAAACGGCGGCGCTGAATAGCTCCAATATGAGCCGCGGCCCCCAAGGCTATGTGTACTTCCTGCTGCGCCAGATGCCGGATTGGGAGGAAAATGCCCGGGCCACCCACGGCTTTACAGACGCTATTCAGGCACCGGTGAATACGGACGGGGACAAGGCGGTGCTGACGGAGACCTGCTATCCCTACCCCTTCCGGTACTGGAACGCCGGGGCGTCCTGGATGCTGCGCCCGCTGTATGAGACTCTGCAAAGTTACGGCAATATTCAGATCCCCCTCAGTGACGAATTCAACTTGCAGGCGCTGCGCTCCGTTCTGTCTGCCACGGAAAAGGATTTGACCGATGCCCAGGTGGCAGCCATAGAGAGGCGGGGCTATCTGCGGCTGGAGGAGGATATTCTCTACCCGCTGCTGACCAAGTCCGCCAACTACTGGGCGCAGCTGCTGACCCCGGAATATTACACTTCTGCGGACGGCTCCATTCATTATGAAAAGGGAAAGACGGCGCTGGGCAAGGGCGAAAGTTACTGCATTGTGCCCAGCTATTCGCCGGAAAATAATCCAGATAATTATGCCAGCCCGTCAGACGCCAACTGCGCCATTGATATTGCTGCTTGCCGGGATAATATGGAAATGCTGCTTTTCGTGATGAACGATGTGGCTCCCGGTGCGGACCAAAGTCGGTGGAAGCAGTTGAAAACGAACCTGCCGCCTTATCTGTATGACGATACCGGAGCGCTGAAGGAATGGGCTACGACTGCTTTTGAGGAGAATAACGAGCACCGGCACCTGAGCCACCTGTACTGTGCCTGGCCGCTGATGGAGACCCGGGGCAATGCCCGGCTGACCGCTGCCTGCAAGCAGGCGGTAGAGAACCGGAAAAGCGAGAATGAGGCATCCCACGCCCTGGTGCACCGCAGCCTGATCGCTGCCCGGCTGCAAGACCGCGCCGCCTTGACGGACGCACTGGTGAATTTGATGAACCATAAAATCCGGTACAACTCCCTGATGACCAACCATGACTATGACCGGGGCAGCTGCTACTGTACGGACTTTGCCATCGGCTATTTGGGCATTGTGCACGAGGCGCTGGTGTACTCCAATGCCGATGAGATCGAACTGCTGCCGGCGCTGCCGGAGAGCGGATTTGACAGGGGCACCCTCACCGGACTAAAGACCCGCAACCGGGCCACCGTTACCCGGCTGCAATGGGATCTGGCGGCCGGTACGGTGCAGGCGGTGCTCACCGCCGATGTGGACCGCACGCTGACCGTGCGCTGCGGCCAAACGGTACGCACCCTGCACTGCAAGGCCGGTGAGCCGGTGGAGGTGCAGTTCACTCTGGCGGATTGACACCGGGCGGTTGTTACTGCCAACACGACTCTGTAAATAGACAAAAACAAAAAGAGCACGCAGTTCGCACTGCGTGCTCTTTTTGTGTGTATCAAGTGTTTTGGCTGTCCGTCGCTGCCCGGCGGGCTTTCAACTCCTGCTCCACCTGCGCCCGTTGGGCGGGGGTGTAGCGGATAAACAGCAGCGGGACAATATACAGCAGACTGGCAATGGCCGGGGTCAGAATCACCAGCGGCCAGATCCAGCGGTCAAAGGCGGCACTTTGGGTGCCCAGGTAGGTGGACGCCCCCTCAATGGGCTTGTAGTGCAGCAGGTGCAGCGCCAGGGTCGCCAGGCCGGCGGTAATACCGCTGGAGATTTTTGTAAACGAGGTTTGCATGGAGAAGGTGATGCCCTCGGTGCGCTTGCCGGTCTTCCACTCCATATAGTCGATGCTGTCGCAGAAGATGGCGGTTTGGGCAATGGCGGCGGCACCCAGGGGAATACCGCCCAGGCCGATCACCGCCATGGCAAACCACAAATTCTTGCCTTCAAAGCCAATAAAGTACGCGGCAATGCGCGCTAAAATATTGCAGGCCTGCATCACGATCAGAGCATTCACATAGCCGTGG comes from Oscillospiraceae bacterium and encodes:
- a CDS encoding DUF4982 domain-containing protein, with protein sequence MKAILKKCLCLLLTAGLLTSLAACAGQTDTAVVKDLFGDLQKVSYSSTYTSLKDNKTNKTDSWRQGMVSGNGLQGFVTSGDPYSDTFIFQNMHFLLPNKNARTCPDTANELETVRQQIIKGQDITDNASYDDVYRYHPGGQLRLAQTKAHARDYVRYTDYATGQVGVRYTDKNGTWLRRSITSMADGVVITRLDPSTTGTALNLTLSYDDLSTLANFGKSEEVDLQYKKVTAQDGSALGLIAHYPDYENSERKTGGYATLTYVLPVGGTRERVTLDKQTKESQFIGDNTGVRITGAAGLVLLTVSDYTLEMGKLSDFARQAEYPLLADLRAQLEKVAARYSTDGAFDYDAALAAHLKAYQPQFDAVTLTLSDENIQPNEALLKAQKGKKEINAALAQRTYYAGRYAALCCAGYSTGRLYGMWTGEWNTGWGSKYTMDANVNLQTAALNSSNMSRGPQGYVYFLLRQMPDWEENARATHGFTDAIQAPVNTDGDKAVLTETCYPYPFRYWNAGASWMLRPLYETLQSYGNIQIPLSDEFNLQALRSVLSATEKDLTDAQVAAIERRGYLRLEEDILYPLLTKSANYWAQLLTPEYYTSADGSIHYEKGKTALGKGESYCIVPSYSPENNPDNYASPSDANCAIDIAACRDNMEMLLFVMNDVAPGADQSRWKQLKTNLPPYLYDDTGALKEWATTAFEENNEHRHLSHLYCAWPLMETRGNARLTAACKQAVENRKSENEASHALVHRSLIAARLQDRAALTDALVNLMNHKIRYNSLMTNHDYDRGSCYCTDFAIGYLGIVHEALVYSNADEIELLPALPESGFDRGTLTGLKTRNRATVTRLQWDLAAGTVQAVLTADVDRTLTVRCGQTVRTLHCKAGEPVEVQFTLAD